In Gemmatimonas sp., the following proteins share a genomic window:
- a CDS encoding dipeptidase: protein MSTPTIPADLAAWCSANDARAQDELFAFLRIPSVSARSEHKADCAEAAQFVADALTRIGFTVTIEPTPGHPIVVGEWRNAGPDAPTLLVYGHYDVQPAEPLELWTSPAFEPTVRDGRIYARGSVDDKGQLYLHIKALEAHLAVRGTLPVNVIVLAEGEEEVGSENLEQFLEREKARLACDAVVISDSTMFAPGIPSILSSLRGMAYLEINVRGANGDLHSGMYGGAVVNPAMALARILATMHDADGRIAIPGFYDSVRPFPDAVLAQMRELPFSDEHLRHEVGVTALGGEPGYTTLERLWTRPTCEVNGMLSGYTGEGAKTVLPAVSMAKVSFRLVPDQSPDVIAALVQAHVERMAPAGVTVTVENLHGGRPWRADLKGPIIEAGKRALEAAFGRAPVITGEGGSIPVVGDFERILGAPVLLMGFGLPGENAHAPDEWISVENYLGGIRAAATLLDEYRAAAR from the coding sequence ATGTCCACTCCTACGATTCCCGCCGATCTCGCCGCTTGGTGCAGCGCCAACGATGCGCGCGCGCAGGACGAACTGTTTGCCTTCCTGCGCATTCCCAGCGTCAGTGCGCGCAGCGAACACAAAGCCGATTGCGCCGAGGCGGCACAGTTTGTGGCCGATGCGCTGACGCGGATCGGATTCACCGTGACCATCGAGCCCACGCCCGGACACCCCATCGTGGTCGGTGAGTGGCGCAACGCCGGCCCCGACGCGCCCACGTTGCTCGTGTATGGGCACTACGACGTGCAGCCTGCTGAGCCGCTCGAGTTGTGGACGTCGCCGGCGTTCGAGCCCACCGTGCGCGACGGCCGCATCTATGCGCGGGGCTCCGTCGACGACAAAGGGCAGTTGTACCTGCACATCAAGGCGCTCGAGGCGCATCTCGCCGTGCGCGGGACGCTGCCCGTCAACGTCATCGTGCTCGCCGAAGGAGAGGAAGAAGTCGGAAGCGAAAACCTCGAGCAATTCCTCGAGCGCGAGAAAGCACGGCTGGCCTGCGATGCCGTCGTGATCTCCGACTCCACCATGTTCGCGCCCGGTATTCCCAGCATCCTGTCCTCGCTGCGCGGCATGGCATATCTCGAGATCAACGTGCGGGGCGCCAACGGGGATCTGCACTCCGGCATGTACGGCGGAGCGGTGGTGAATCCGGCCATGGCGCTCGCGCGCATCCTGGCCACCATGCATGACGCCGACGGGCGCATCGCCATTCCCGGCTTCTACGACAGTGTGCGACCGTTCCCCGATGCCGTCCTGGCGCAGATGCGCGAGCTGCCGTTCAGCGACGAGCACCTCAGGCACGAAGTTGGCGTCACGGCACTCGGCGGCGAACCCGGATATACCACGCTCGAGCGGTTGTGGACACGCCCGACGTGCGAAGTGAACGGCATGCTGAGCGGCTACACCGGCGAAGGCGCCAAGACCGTGTTGCCTGCGGTCTCCATGGCGAAAGTGAGCTTCCGGCTGGTACCCGATCAGAGCCCCGATGTCATCGCCGCGCTCGTGCAAGCGCATGTGGAGCGCATGGCGCCGGCCGGTGTCACCGTGACCGTAGAGAACCTGCACGGCGGTCGGCCGTGGCGGGCCGATCTCAAGGGACCGATCATCGAGGCGGGAAAGCGCGCACTCGAAGCAGCCTTTGGGCGAGCGCCCGTGATCACCGGCGAAGGCGGGAGCATTCCGGTGGTCGGCGACTTCGAACGCATTCTTGGCGCACCCGTACTACTCATGGGCTTCGGTCTGCCCGGCGAGAACGCCCACGCGCCCGACGAGTGGATCAGTGTCGAGAACTACCTGGGCGGCATTCGCGCCGCCGCCACGCTACTCGACGAGTACCGGGCGGCGGCGCGTTGA
- a CDS encoding Ig-like domain-containing protein — protein sequence MRVSAPIANIRASLSTTLRATTTTLALLGLAGCLDLKTTADACTVSVAPASLTLPVNGASTIVGTAFDCKGNSIRNKKISFSSSNTAVATVTTEGNVIAVGIGGATVSAVADGKSASVQVTVTPEAAANVTITPSTLTLRRTNTRQLTATARNNQNTIITGRTFRWGSSNSSIVSVDQNGLLTALTPGTVVITAEADQTTGSASVTVTEIPIGSCSLAPTTSKLTVSQSVVQAVTLRDTANNVISSLGRNIAWTSDNEIAATVSGSGVVTARKAGTARITASPVENTQASCSATVEAVDARIVAAVISPKPTTLRRGVARQFSVALFDSAGGAIPAGRTITWRSVTPATASVSANGLVTGVALGAARIAVNAEGAVDTVSFSISNIPVATVRLSPLSPSVVQGGTVQLNATIEDSTGTVVTDRLVDWTSSDPTRATVSATGRVTTTAPGTVTITATSETRSGTAQVTIQPIPVDTIVASNYTVPLNTATKQFSFQLQDASGSPLFNRNLNLSNSNPGVATGTVNAATQVITVQAFTAGTTTFTLRALNSNNQPEGKTTTVTVTITPSTP from the coding sequence ATGCGGGTCTCTGCCCCCATTGCGAACATCCGCGCATCGCTGAGCACAACGCTTCGCGCGACGACAACCACGCTTGCCCTGTTGGGGTTGGCGGGTTGTCTCGATCTCAAGACCACCGCCGACGCCTGCACGGTCTCGGTGGCACCGGCTTCGCTGACGCTGCCGGTGAACGGCGCGTCGACGATCGTCGGCACCGCCTTCGATTGCAAAGGCAACTCGATCCGCAACAAGAAGATCTCGTTTTCTTCGAGCAACACGGCCGTCGCCACGGTCACGACCGAAGGCAACGTGATCGCCGTGGGCATTGGCGGAGCGACGGTCTCGGCGGTCGCCGACGGCAAGAGTGCATCGGTGCAGGTCACGGTGACGCCGGAAGCGGCGGCCAACGTCACCATTACGCCGTCTACGCTGACGCTGCGACGCACCAACACGCGGCAGTTGACCGCTACGGCGCGCAACAACCAGAACACGATCATCACAGGTAGAACCTTCCGGTGGGGCAGCAGCAATTCGTCGATCGTCTCGGTCGATCAGAATGGCTTGCTCACCGCGCTCACGCCGGGCACCGTGGTGATCACGGCGGAAGCTGATCAAACGACCGGCAGCGCCTCGGTCACCGTGACGGAAATCCCGATCGGCAGCTGCTCGCTGGCACCGACCACGTCCAAGCTCACGGTCTCGCAGAGTGTGGTGCAGGCGGTCACGCTGCGCGACACGGCGAACAACGTGATTTCGTCGCTGGGCCGCAACATCGCCTGGACCAGCGATAACGAAATCGCCGCGACGGTTTCCGGCTCCGGAGTCGTGACGGCGCGGAAGGCCGGCACGGCCCGCATTACGGCATCGCCGGTCGAGAACACGCAGGCCTCGTGCAGCGCGACCGTGGAAGCGGTCGACGCGCGCATTGTGGCAGCAGTGATTTCTCCGAAGCCCACGACGTTGCGTCGAGGCGTGGCGCGCCAGTTCAGCGTCGCCCTCTTCGACTCGGCCGGCGGCGCGATTCCGGCGGGCCGGACGATTACGTGGCGGAGCGTGACGCCGGCGACGGCCTCGGTTTCGGCCAACGGACTCGTGACGGGTGTCGCGCTCGGTGCCGCACGTATTGCCGTGAACGCTGAGGGGGCGGTCGATACGGTCTCGTTCTCGATCTCGAACATCCCGGTCGCGACCGTGCGCTTGTCGCCGCTGTCGCCAAGCGTGGTGCAGGGCGGAACGGTTCAGCTCAACGCGACGATCGAAGACTCCACGGGTACGGTCGTCACCGATCGGTTGGTAGATTGGACCAGCAGCGACCCCACGCGCGCGACCGTCTCGGCAACGGGACGGGTGACGACCACGGCGCCTGGTACGGTCACCATCACGGCCACCAGTGAAACGCGTTCCGGCACCGCGCAGGTCACGATTCAGCCGATTCCGGTGGACACGATCGTCGCGAGCAACTACACCGTGCCGCTGAACACGGCGACCAAGCAGTTCTCGTTCCAGCTTCAGGATGCGAGCGGCAGCCCCTTGTTCAATCGGAATCTGAACCTGTCGAACAGCAATCCGGGTGTCGCCACCGGAACGGTGAACGCCGCGACGCAGGTCATCACCGTGCAGGCGTTTACCGCCGGCACGACAACCTTCACGCTGCGTGCGCTAAACAGCAACAATCAACCCGAGGGCAAGACGACCACGGTGACCGTGACCATCACGCCGTCGACGCCGTAG
- a CDS encoding glycosyltransferase family 39 protein, translating into MTIPVDLATKPPVAPPGSWTSAASWILVAAVLRAGLSGLVPLLPDETYYWEWSRQLEAGYFDHPPGIAFLIAAGTRLFGQTSMGVRAGPAIAALLMHVAAVMCAWQLAGRGTEGLRAATRAAMLVALIPIATLGLVLATPDAVLFASAMFALLGVERALASPLRSWRSLSWWTVAGVGLGAAFVAKYTAVLLPMGLVIACVLHPALRKRFAEPGPWLASIIALGMFAPVVAWNAFNNWVSFRFQLGHGFNPSARGNPLSRELEMLGGQIGLASPILFLLMAGAVWFAMRDGWRMRGDLTPTDPMTRRFAMAVISVAPLAFFAISAWRRSVEANWPAMIYPGAMMLLATSDKPWSYGRWWHRGQAFAAILLAIVAWQAATPILPIPPRKDPIARAHGWETLAAAVEHSRQSAFLKGTVDRWVAADRYQDASELAFHLPDQPTVFALNLGGRTNQYDIWASAYDKIRPGDGLVVAFDADAKGDSLAGVVGAWFAASQRGVTVPLRRGDGIVTERRIWLYRIARDVPRRP; encoded by the coding sequence ATGACGATACCGGTTGACCTTGCCACCAAGCCCCCCGTCGCCCCTCCCGGCTCGTGGACGTCAGCCGCGAGCTGGATTCTCGTCGCAGCCGTGCTACGGGCGGGCCTGTCGGGACTGGTCCCGCTGCTGCCCGACGAGACGTACTACTGGGAGTGGTCCCGCCAACTGGAGGCGGGCTATTTCGACCATCCGCCCGGCATCGCGTTCCTGATCGCTGCGGGCACGCGCCTTTTCGGCCAGACGTCCATGGGCGTCCGCGCCGGGCCGGCGATCGCCGCGCTGCTGATGCACGTGGCCGCCGTCATGTGCGCGTGGCAGCTGGCCGGTCGCGGCACGGAAGGGCTGCGCGCGGCGACGCGGGCTGCCATGCTGGTGGCGCTCATTCCCATCGCGACGCTGGGGCTCGTACTGGCCACCCCCGACGCCGTGCTGTTTGCGAGTGCCATGTTCGCCCTGCTCGGCGTGGAGCGGGCACTGGCCTCTCCCCTCCGCTCCTGGCGTAGCCTCAGCTGGTGGACGGTCGCCGGCGTCGGCCTCGGCGCGGCGTTTGTGGCCAAGTACACCGCGGTACTGCTGCCGATGGGGTTGGTGATTGCGTGCGTGCTGCATCCCGCGTTGCGCAAGCGCTTCGCCGAGCCAGGCCCGTGGCTGGCGTCGATCATCGCGCTGGGGATGTTCGCGCCGGTGGTGGCCTGGAATGCGTTCAACAACTGGGTGTCGTTCCGCTTTCAATTGGGCCATGGGTTCAACCCGAGCGCGCGTGGCAACCCGCTCTCGCGTGAGCTCGAGATGTTGGGCGGACAGATCGGCCTCGCGTCGCCGATTCTATTCCTGCTGATGGCGGGTGCGGTGTGGTTTGCGATGCGCGACGGGTGGCGCATGCGCGGCGACTTGACGCCCACCGATCCGATGACGCGCCGTTTCGCCATGGCCGTGATCTCGGTGGCCCCGCTCGCGTTCTTTGCGATCAGCGCGTGGCGCCGGTCGGTGGAAGCGAACTGGCCCGCGATGATTTATCCCGGCGCGATGATGCTGCTGGCCACCAGCGACAAGCCGTGGTCGTACGGTCGATGGTGGCACCGAGGTCAGGCGTTTGCGGCGATTCTGCTCGCGATCGTGGCGTGGCAGGCGGCCACCCCGATCCTGCCGATCCCGCCGCGCAAGGATCCGATTGCCCGTGCGCACGGCTGGGAAACACTCGCGGCGGCCGTCGAGCACAGCCGGCAGAGCGCCTTCCTGAAGGGCACGGTCGATCGGTGGGTGGCCGCCGATCGCTACCAGGATGCTTCGGAGCTGGCTTTCCACCTCCCCGATCAGCCAACGGTCTTTGCGCTCAACCTCGGCGGCCGCACGAATCAGTACGACATCTGGGCGAGCGCGTACGACAAGATCCGCCCGGGCGACGGGCTCGTGGTCGCGTTCGACGCGGATGCCAAGGGCGATTCACTGGCGGGCGTCGTGGGCGCGTGGTTCGCGGCGTCACAGCGCGGTGTCACGGTGCCGCTGCGCCGCGGCGACGGCATCGTGACCGAGCGGCGTATCTGGTTATATCGCATTGCCCGCGATGTGCCGAGGCGGCCGTGA
- the crcB gene encoding fluoride efflux transporter CrcB, whose product MNATLTMPMLLAVALGGATGSVARYVIGVLLQPANSGFPVSTLLINVGGSFCIGLLARLFDAPDHNQVLRVALTVGLCGGFTTFSTFSAETVTLLQQGKAGRAGLYIAVSVVAGILATFAGLMVGRAAR is encoded by the coding sequence GTGAATGCCACGTTGACGATGCCGATGCTGCTCGCCGTCGCGCTGGGCGGTGCGACCGGCTCGGTCGCGCGCTACGTCATCGGCGTCCTGCTGCAGCCCGCGAACAGCGGGTTTCCGGTATCAACGCTGCTGATCAACGTGGGAGGCAGCTTCTGTATCGGCCTGCTTGCGCGCCTGTTCGATGCACCCGACCACAATCAAGTGTTGCGCGTGGCGCTCACGGTTGGCCTCTGCGGTGGCTTCACGACCTTCTCCACCTTCAGCGCCGAAACGGTCACACTGTTGCAGCAAGGCAAAGCCGGGCGCGCGGGTCTCTATATCGCGGTAAGTGTCGTCGCCGGCATCCTGGCTACGTTTGCCGGGCTCATGGTCGGCCGCGCCGCGCGGTAG
- a CDS encoding thioredoxin domain-containing protein yields the protein MPNRLATESSPYLRQHAENPVDWYPWGTEAFERARAEQRPILLSVGYAACHWCHVMAHESFEDADTAALMNALFVNVKVDREERPDVDAIYMQAVQALTGQGGWPMTVVLTPDGAPYWGGTYFPKDDRHGMPSFTRVIQAVANAYRDQPDAIARTTDAMRALYANSSRPAGPSGTVDAALLERAFAQLATRYDRPLGGFTGAPKFPQTMALDFCLRWHARSGDALALEIAHRSFVAMGRGGLFDQIGGGFARYSTDAEWLVPHFEKMLYDNALLVRLGVHLWQVTRDEEVRRITEATIRWLAREMTLANGGFASSLDADSEGVEGKFYVWTAHELDAVLGDDAAIARAYWRVQPGGNFEGHSILHVPVAPALVAARLGLPEAQLRSTIERASGALLTVREQRVRPGLDDKVLAGWNALMARALADAARVWHDPAVRALAVRNATLLRDRLVNADGRVTRVLSGTHGLSIGPGFLEDHAAVALAFLSIHELTLDPAWLHHARRVADAMRLHFFDEGTVAWYDTPSDGEVLITRVRELNDNATPAGPSLALEVMLRFGELDGNSAARSEPLTAMAALAEPMSKWPNAFGYLLGVAQLAIDGAVAVALIGDPDSAGIQALAAAVAEQYLPTLVLASTGGETASAALLEGRAAIGGTATAHVCRNFRCAMPVTDAATLLQQLCTPLAVP from the coding sequence ATGCCCAATCGTCTCGCTACCGAGTCGTCGCCATATCTGCGACAACACGCGGAGAATCCGGTGGATTGGTATCCGTGGGGCACCGAGGCGTTCGAGCGGGCGCGGGCCGAGCAGCGGCCGATTCTGCTGAGCGTGGGCTACGCCGCCTGCCACTGGTGCCACGTGATGGCGCACGAGTCGTTCGAGGATGCCGACACGGCCGCGCTGATGAATGCGCTCTTCGTGAATGTGAAAGTGGATCGCGAAGAGCGTCCCGACGTCGACGCGATCTACATGCAGGCGGTTCAGGCCTTGACCGGGCAGGGCGGCTGGCCGATGACGGTCGTGCTCACCCCCGATGGCGCGCCCTACTGGGGCGGCACTTACTTCCCGAAGGACGACCGTCACGGCATGCCGTCGTTCACCCGCGTGATTCAGGCCGTGGCCAACGCGTATCGCGATCAGCCCGACGCGATCGCGCGCACGACCGACGCCATGCGCGCGCTGTACGCAAACAGCAGCCGCCCGGCCGGACCATCCGGCACCGTTGACGCGGCGCTGCTCGAGCGCGCCTTCGCCCAGCTCGCCACGCGCTACGATCGCCCCCTCGGCGGATTCACCGGCGCGCCCAAATTTCCGCAGACGATGGCGCTCGACTTCTGCCTGCGGTGGCACGCACGCAGCGGCGACGCGCTGGCCCTCGAGATCGCGCATCGGTCGTTTGTGGCAATGGGGCGCGGGGGGCTGTTCGATCAGATCGGCGGCGGCTTCGCGCGCTACAGCACAGACGCCGAGTGGCTAGTGCCGCACTTCGAGAAAATGCTGTACGACAATGCGCTGCTGGTGCGGCTCGGCGTGCACCTCTGGCAGGTCACGCGCGACGAGGAAGTGCGTCGCATTACCGAGGCCACGATACGCTGGCTCGCCCGCGAGATGACGCTCGCCAACGGCGGGTTCGCCTCGTCACTCGATGCCGACAGCGAAGGCGTGGAGGGCAAGTTTTACGTGTGGACCGCCCACGAACTCGACGCGGTGCTCGGTGACGACGCCGCGATCGCCCGGGCGTATTGGCGTGTTCAACCTGGCGGCAACTTCGAGGGCCACTCGATCTTGCATGTGCCCGTCGCGCCGGCATTGGTGGCGGCGCGACTAGGCCTTCCCGAAGCGCAGCTGCGCTCCACGATCGAGCGGGCCTCAGGCGCCCTGCTGACGGTGCGAGAGCAGCGCGTGCGACCCGGACTCGACGACAAAGTGCTGGCCGGGTGGAACGCCCTCATGGCGCGCGCCTTGGCCGACGCGGCACGTGTGTGGCACGATCCGGCGGTGCGGGCACTGGCGGTGCGGAACGCCACGCTGCTCCGCGACCGGCTCGTGAACGCAGACGGACGCGTCACGCGGGTGCTGTCGGGGACGCACGGACTGAGCATCGGACCCGGGTTTCTGGAGGATCACGCCGCCGTCGCGCTGGCCTTTCTGTCGATCCACGAACTCACGCTCGACCCCGCGTGGCTGCATCACGCACGCCGCGTAGCCGACGCCATGCGGCTGCACTTCTTCGACGAAGGGACCGTCGCGTGGTACGACACGCCGAGCGACGGCGAAGTACTGATCACCCGCGTCCGGGAGTTGAACGACAACGCGACCCCGGCCGGGCCGTCGCTGGCACTCGAGGTCATGTTGCGATTTGGCGAGCTCGACGGGAATTCGGCGGCCCGCTCAGAGCCCCTGACGGCGATGGCGGCGCTGGCCGAGCCGATGAGCAAGTGGCCGAATGCGTTCGGATATCTGCTCGGGGTGGCGCAGCTCGCGATCGATGGTGCCGTGGCGGTGGCGTTGATCGGCGACCCGGACAGTGCAGGAATCCAGGCGCTGGCAGCCGCCGTAGCAGAGCAGTACCTGCCGACCCTGGTCCTTGCCTCAACGGGAGGCGAAACGGCCTCAGCGGCGCTTCTGGAGGGCCGAGCGGCCATCGGGGGCACCGCGACGGCGCATGTGTGTAGGAACTTCCGCTGTGCGATGCCGGTCACCGACGCGGCCACACTCTTGCAACAGCTCTGCACGCCGCTTGCCGTCCCGTGA